In Ilumatobacter fluminis, the following proteins share a genomic window:
- a CDS encoding HAD-IA family hydrolase: protein MTETTPIRAVFWDFGGVILTSPFEAFNRYEHEHGLPHDFIRSVNTVDPDTNAWARIERQETSPDEFDAAFAAESKALGHEVPGRDILALLSGDVRPEMVTALDRVIEAGYITACLTNNVRAEPRPDVADVMARFDHVVESSKVGVRKPEESFYVQACEMAGVEPGEVVFLDDLGINLKPAKAMGMTTIKVVGADQAIDDLAAVLGIDLR from the coding sequence GTGACCGAGACCACCCCCATCCGCGCCGTGTTCTGGGACTTCGGAGGAGTGATCCTCACCAGCCCGTTCGAGGCCTTCAACCGGTACGAACACGAGCACGGGCTCCCGCACGACTTCATCCGGTCGGTCAACACCGTCGATCCCGACACCAACGCCTGGGCGCGCATCGAACGGCAGGAGACCTCGCCCGACGAGTTCGACGCCGCGTTCGCCGCCGAGTCGAAGGCGCTCGGACACGAAGTGCCCGGGCGAGACATCCTGGCGCTGCTCAGCGGCGACGTCCGACCCGAGATGGTGACCGCCCTCGACCGGGTGATCGAGGCCGGCTACATCACGGCCTGCCTCACGAACAACGTCCGGGCCGAACCGCGTCCCGACGTTGCCGACGTGATGGCGCGCTTCGACCACGTCGTCGAGTCGAGCAAGGTCGGCGTGCGCAAGCCGGAGGAGTCGTTCTACGTGCAGGCGTGCGAGATGGCCGGTGTGGAGCCGGGGGAGGTCGTGTTCCTCGACGACCTCGGCATCAACCTGAAGCCGGCGAAGGCGATGGGAATGACGACGATCAAGGTCGTCGGCGCCGACCAGGCGATCGACGATCTGGCGGCGGTCTTGGGGATCGACCTGCGGTAG
- a CDS encoding AI-2E family transporter — translation MSEVSDDSVERQRLRVERRDLKLRTWGLRSWWFVGIAAAAAILAGAIGAVSGLVVPLVVAVVVGMLFVPSVDFLDRYMPRALAAAIVLTALVGVAVAAIAVSVAGVVGQADEIAAQLEAGSDQLIEWAEELDLEVGGSGQLVDGLADVWDFAISGVVGLAGTVFSTATAFLAGSFVGVFMLYFILADWNRLANWVGDHLGVSSEVGRGIVDDATWSMRQYFAALTVASVVVAVMVGLTAAILGVPLAFTIAMVTMLTAYIPYLGALFSGAFAVLIALGSGGFEDALIMLLVILVAQNVVQTIVQTKMSEGRLSLHPIVIFGSTIAGGATLGLLGAALSTPVVALCVTVQRRLAKLERE, via the coding sequence ATGAGTGAGGTGTCGGACGATTCGGTGGAGCGGCAACGGCTGCGGGTCGAGCGCCGTGACCTGAAGTTGCGCACGTGGGGGCTGCGGAGCTGGTGGTTCGTCGGCATCGCTGCTGCGGCGGCGATCCTGGCCGGGGCGATCGGTGCGGTGTCCGGGCTGGTGGTTCCCCTCGTGGTCGCCGTGGTGGTCGGGATGCTGTTCGTCCCGAGCGTCGACTTCCTCGATCGGTACATGCCGCGTGCGTTGGCCGCGGCGATCGTACTGACCGCACTCGTCGGGGTGGCGGTCGCCGCGATCGCCGTGTCGGTCGCCGGCGTCGTCGGGCAGGCGGACGAGATCGCTGCCCAGCTCGAAGCCGGATCCGACCAGCTGATCGAGTGGGCCGAAGAGCTCGACCTCGAAGTCGGTGGATCCGGTCAGCTCGTCGACGGACTGGCAGACGTGTGGGACTTCGCGATCTCCGGCGTGGTCGGTCTTGCCGGCACCGTCTTCTCGACGGCGACGGCGTTCTTGGCCGGATCGTTCGTCGGGGTGTTCATGCTCTACTTCATCCTCGCCGACTGGAATCGCCTGGCGAACTGGGTCGGCGACCACCTCGGCGTGTCGTCCGAGGTCGGGCGAGGCATCGTCGACGACGCCACCTGGTCGATGCGGCAGTACTTCGCCGCCCTCACCGTCGCGAGTGTGGTCGTGGCGGTGATGGTCGGGTTGACCGCCGCGATCCTCGGTGTGCCGTTGGCGTTCACCATTGCGATGGTGACGATGCTCACCGCCTACATCCCGTACCTGGGGGCACTGTTCTCCGGCGCCTTCGCCGTGCTGATCGCGCTCGGGTCCGGCGGATTCGAAGACGCCTTGATCATGCTGCTCGTGATCCTGGTCGCGCAGAACGTCGTGCAGACGATCGTGCAGACGAAGATGTCGGAAGGGCGGCTGTCACTGCACCCGATCGTCATCTTCGGGTCGACGATCGCCGGAGGAGCAACGCTCGGGTTGCTCGGGGCCGCGCTGTCGACGCCGGTGGTGGCGCTGTGCGTGACGGTGCAGCGGCGGTTGGCGAAGCTCGAGCGGGAGTAG
- a CDS encoding fasciclin domain-containing protein, producing the protein MAPETTMAPETTMADDMDDMDDGDMEADTMGAFGPACSTVPADGEGSFAGMADDPAATAASNNPALSTLVTAVGEAGLVDTLNSEGPFTIFAPVNDAFAAIPADQLDAVLADQELLTSILTYHVVAGQSLKAADLADAGELETVNGETITFGAEGTTVNDASVVCSDVPTANATVHLIDAVLMPPMGDMDEGDMESDEMDEESMDDMDDAMMGASGPACSAVPTDGEGSFAGMADDPAATAASNNPVLSTLVTAVSEAGLVDTLNSEGPFTIFAPTNDAFAAIPADQLDAVLADQDLLTSVLTYHVVAGEMLSSQDLLDAGTVTTVNGGDLTIEMDGDAVLVNDSAAVVCMDVPTANATVHIIDGVLLPG; encoded by the coding sequence ATGGCTCCGGAGACCACCATGGCTCCCGAGACGACCATGGCCGACGACATGGACGACATGGACGACGGCGACATGGAAGCCGACACGATGGGCGCCTTCGGACCGGCGTGTTCCACGGTTCCCGCCGACGGTGAAGGCAGCTTCGCCGGCATGGCCGACGACCCCGCCGCCACCGCCGCCAGCAACAACCCCGCCCTGTCGACCCTCGTCACCGCCGTCGGCGAAGCCGGCCTCGTCGACACCCTGAACAGCGAGGGTCCGTTCACGATCTTCGCGCCGGTCAACGACGCCTTCGCAGCGATCCCCGCCGACCAGCTCGACGCCGTGCTCGCCGACCAGGAACTCCTGACGAGCATCCTCACCTACCACGTCGTGGCCGGTCAGTCGTTGAAGGCCGCCGACCTCGCCGATGCCGGTGAGCTCGAGACCGTCAACGGTGAGACCATCACCTTCGGCGCCGAGGGCACGACCGTCAACGACGCCAGCGTCGTCTGCTCGGACGTCCCGACCGCCAACGCCACCGTCCACCTCATCGATGCGGTCCTGATGCCGCCGATGGGCGACATGGACGAGGGCGACATGGAGTCGGACGAGATGGACGAGGAGTCCATGGACGACATGGACGACGCCATGATGGGCGCTTCGGGCCCGGCCTGCTCGGCCGTCCCGACCGACGGTGAGGGCAGCTTCGCCGGCATGGCCGACGACCCGGCCGCCACCGCCGCCAGCAACAACCCGGTCCTGTCGACGCTCGTCACCGCCGTGAGCGAAGCCGGTCTCGTCGACACCCTGAACAGCGAAGGTCCGTTCACGATCTTCGCCCCCACCAACGACGCCTTCGCTGCGATCCCCGCCGACCAGCTCGACGCCGTTCTCGCCGATCAGGACCTGCTCACCAGCGTCCTCACCTACCACGTCGTGGCCGGTGAGATGCTGAGCTCGCAGGATCTGCTCGACGCCGGCACCGTCACCACCGTCAACGGTGGCGACCTCACCATCGAGATGGACGGCGACGCCGTGCTCGTGAACGACAGCGCTGCCGTGGTCTGCATGGACGTGCCGACCGCCAACGCCACCGTCCACATCATCGACGGCGTTCTCCTCCCCGGCTGA
- a CDS encoding DUF2786 domain-containing protein, producing the protein MSAATSPSPDALIDKVRKLLAMAEGTSNPNEADAFSRKAAELIAEHRIRPEQLSAPTSGEMRVDEYELGRGAYVRGRLALLQVVADAHACQVVFQARQTGTVAFVAGFRSDLEAVGLLYHSLHSQASSRMGRERRATAAATQQWRRSFLFGYADQIRIMLDATMREATDRLHPASAALPALRARERRVEEYARQQFGRVVAARRPKAATPQGFVAGMEAASSADLGRPRVVGLRALGRGA; encoded by the coding sequence ATGAGCGCCGCCACCTCACCGAGTCCCGATGCCTTGATCGACAAGGTCCGCAAGCTCCTCGCCATGGCCGAGGGCACGAGCAACCCGAACGAGGCCGACGCGTTCAGTCGCAAAGCCGCCGAGCTCATCGCCGAGCACCGCATCCGCCCCGAACAGCTCAGTGCGCCGACGTCGGGCGAGATGCGGGTCGACGAGTACGAGTTGGGCCGCGGAGCCTACGTGCGTGGCCGGTTGGCGCTGTTGCAGGTCGTCGCCGACGCGCACGCCTGCCAGGTGGTGTTCCAGGCGCGACAGACCGGCACGGTGGCGTTCGTCGCCGGGTTCCGCTCCGACCTCGAGGCCGTCGGCCTGCTCTACCACTCGCTCCACAGCCAGGCGAGCTCCCGCATGGGCCGTGAACGTCGGGCCACGGCGGCGGCCACGCAGCAGTGGCGGCGGTCGTTCCTGTTCGGCTACGCCGACCAGATCCGCATCATGCTCGACGCAACGATGCGTGAGGCGACCGACCGGCTGCACCCGGCATCCGCCGCGCTGCCGGCACTGCGGGCACGCGAACGGCGGGTCGAGGAGTACGCCCGCCAGCAGTTCGGGCGAGTCGTCGCCGCACGCCGTCCGAAGGCGGCGACGCCCCAAGGATTCGTCGCCGGGATGGAAGCCGCGAGCAGCGCCGACCTCGGCCGGCCGCGAGTCGTCGGGCTGCGAGCCCTCGGTCGAGGGGCATGA